The sequence aaaatgttttcaagttTTCATCATTTAAAGATTCACTTAAAAAGTTTCTGAACTAAGCTCTAAATGGTAAAAGTAgctagttaaaaattaaaataattaattatatggaaTGAAAGCTACACCATTCCGTTTttgaaaacgattaaaaaaacCGTCCTTTAGAAATCAAACCCATCTTCTCATTCAATCCGACACGCTTTCTCGcccagaaaaattaaattcctttctgTCATATACGTTTTTACTCCATCCTTCATAATTAGCATTTAAAGCTACACATATCAAACTTCAATTAAGTTAGGATCCTTCATCTCACCCGCGTGAATCACTGGTGACACGGGGTTTTAACCTCCACCTCCTCCCGTGATCGATACCAATTTCTCCTATTTGCGTAATTAATTCTCGCCTCCTCCCTGGCCTGTAATTGCCGCCCATCTCCCTGTCAGCGGCGGATATGATGGGATAGGAATTTGACTCCCTGTCGCCACTTTCTCGCGATTGCTACGGACGCTCCGCCAATGCTTACAGAAACGGCTGTTTGTTTGTACTTGAATAATCCGTTAATGATTTGGTAAGTGTATTTGTTTCggcaaggtaaaaaaaaagaaattcaaattgagTTAAAGACGCTTTTTATTCagactctttattatttttattttctattatacatagtatggagaaagtatagtaattgtcaaaaaattcaaactcgagattttaatgaattttcatgttttagacctcccagaattggaaaatgtctgtctgtctgtctgtgacaaagatgactaaaaaacgctttggtctaaatggttgaaatttggtatacaggcttACAACAAAATTTGTGGacttcagtcaaattttgagcaaaatccgctcagagtAAGTCTGCCCGGTTGTTCCAATATAAGTCATCATGCTAACTACAAAATGAATAGAACTGGACAGATACAATTCGTTACTCAGATTTAGTATCTTTAGAATAGACTTTTACCAAATTTTGGGCGAAATCCAACTAGGGATtgccgtctgtcagtctgtaatttcagaaacatgcaaaagcgatcattcaaaaaggcagtgatttaaatatatcaaatttgatacatgtttttgctattttaagTGCAGCttcatgtgaattttttttatttatttatttcaatcggttgtgaaGAATGCGTCTGAAACGCAAATTTGGTTTATGGATATTTCTCACCGCTGCCTGGGACTAATCGCTAAAACACTCACCAAGGAAAACACgacagattcagcaaaaatggtaatttcacaccaaaggttatcatttcgaaactattgtaagccagtgccatgcaagaactggaataacatctttattagagaatatgccagaaagttttggggCGACTATATCCgctggttttaaatttaaattaaagaatttcagcTAGAATGAGTTGTAGCTTCCTAATGGGATAAAAGTTAAATGATATATGTTAGCTTTTAAACAAGTCGTGGGAATGAATGTAACaaataaagttttgatttcatatatttagtctTGTTTTGGGTTGTTTCGTGTTactatattctttcattttgtttcgattttacactcaaaaattcgtttttcgactaaaagaattattaatactaCATCTGAATCTTGTAATCAATTATATAAGGCTGCTTCTGACTTTCTATAATAATCCGGGAAGAAGAATTCTGATCGGAATACAAATAAGAACTGGAATTTTATCTGCCCGAGACCAGGGCCATCTTATCCACTCTACTAATTTGGCCCAAAGATTTTTGCACCAATCGCTTGAAGTTTGTTTATGGGGATTTCATTTTaggtttcaacaaaaaaattatttaaccgtaattttaaatatgttttaagcgGAAATGTGATTAAGATATGTCACTAGAGCAATATCAATGTTGTAGtattacataaatattcataTCAGATTGAGAAATATTCACATTGAGACAATCACTGGGAATATTCCATAGTTAATTGGCGGTTAGGAAAAGTTGTGAAAAACTGAAGgagttaaaaacaataattcaatccAAAACAAATTGCACACACCACAACATATCAGCTGAGGTGTGAACTTACATAACAAATTTGGTACTTACCTATTAAcaccaccgcagctacagatttggcgatTTTTAAGTGCCGccaatcactttcaaaattcaacGCCAATAGATTGCTCTTTATTGGCGTATTAGggcaaaaaccgccaaatctgtttTGCGATGGCTAGGTAAGTACCCAAATTTGTATAAATTGTGTATAAtctgaataaaatgtattatacatataaattgaAGTGCAGAAGggtaattatttaaagaattacagACAGTTATTGAGACTTAAGACAATTTTTAAGCTActttaagttaaattaataaagaattttaatttgtaggatatttatagaatatggcatatttaaaatatagatcagTCCtccaaattattaatacatttgcCTCAAATGTAAgccataaaaatttattcgttaaaatgaacatatttatatagatcaaataaataaataaatgcaaaattatttattaaggcTATATTTCcatccttatattattataataattataaactatattatctaatatacaaaattcgttaactgaaataatattttttatatactatatattaaaatgccttttttttatatcaattaaataaataacataaaaaactttatatacagttttgagattttatttctatgttatttattatgtatattctatgtatattaatttaaatgtttatacaatttcagtttatattatatactagcagacccggccactcgttgctgtggctaaggtttctgttatattacatagtagtaaactattcaagggaaacggtaggagaacaccagtcatggggaccaccatgcttttttacacaaatgccatttgtaaaaaaacatggggacctccatgattgattttctactaccgttgatattgagcaaaaatcaatacaaaaaaaattaaatttctttattttttgtattcaagtttgtaacaaatgagtacattacaaagttgtttgTAAAAAACaggtaacacttaaacttataaatgaggtaggtagggcagatagttttaaatctttgacaataatgtttattattttgaattataaatacttttaatttcaatttaatttagcactaatcggtgcacaatatttttggttaacctgtctttagctaacacaaatagatttgacggttttcctacacgtgaacatgcaacatatagttgcccatgagaaaaacatggattttccaaatctaaaccacaaatggacattgtttggccttgagacttatttatagacatggcaaaagctaaacgaattggaaactgtaaccttttgaagggtatcgtagattctgatggtatcattggaatacgtggcaacaggaccacttctcctttaaactttccagttaaaatggtagcttcaagtacatttccggtgatctttttgatgaccaaacgcgtaccgttgcataatcgaggtggatttaaattacgcaggagaataataggtgaaccaatctttaatcgaaggttatgtggtggcattccaggtatatctagtgaatttaaaaattcaattggaaaatttacactatcattttcatcaacaacagtatcgattgatttaaaagacatcagatcgcctggtaacaactgttgtatttggaagttaatttcgtcaacatcaacatttttggctgccaaaatagcccgatcactgagccagttatgattcaagtaattattctgtatatccggaaaaatactctgaatcaattcattttttccctgaagaacagtgcagaaattgtctggcagtttaatgcattgcgtatttggttgcagttctattttaccgttcccaatatctagtaattgttcagaaaatatttctgctgatggatcattttgcaattgtacgcgcatgtttatggccaatcgaagtgtttcaacacttcgccataagaatgattgttttaaacatgcattaacCTCATCCGCGAAAGTAGAGCGAGGTATAACCGGTAAGGTCTGACGGAAATCACCAGACAAAAGTAAGATAGCACCACCAAAAAGCTTGTCATTGCCGTTTAAATCTTGCATAGTTCTATGCAATGCTTCGAGTGAATATTTGTGAGCCATTGTGCACTCATCCCAAATTATGATTGAACTCTTACGCAAAACTGCAGCTATTCCactattcttttttatgttacatATTGCATTTGGTTTATTATGAATGTCCAAAGGCAGCTTGAATGTTGAATGTGCCGTTCGCCCAACATCTAGCAAAGTAGCCGCAATGCCTGACGATGCAACTGCCAATGCGATTTTCTTTGTGACCGTATTTTGGCAAGaatcaatgatattaaaaatgtcttacCGGTTCCACCTGGTGCgtccaagaaaaaaaaaccgcCTTGCTCAGCAGCAACAGTCAGCATAAtccgatcataaataattttttgttctgcTGTCAATAATGGCTCACTGTTCCCAATAATTGTTGCTAAAATACCATGGTCATATTGTTTTTCTCGTTGTAAATCGGTGTTGACTAAGTCGGTGGCTGGGCGATCAGGTGATGGCATACCATAATGATTAAGtggtaaatttgaaattaaaacacataAATCCTCGATAAGCACTAACGCTTCATTATACATCTGTGGCGTATAATCAATGTTTTGGCATTGATCTGTTTGTCTAATTCGGTGCAATATGTCTTCTgtcatacaatttttatatttttcccacAAAGTTTGTGCTTGCGATGGATAACATGTCGTCAAAATAATTGCAAACAGCTGACGAATGTTATTGGGCGTTGATGTTAACGCAGCATCAGCAAGCGTTAAGTCCCAATGGTTATCGTCTTCTAGCAAATGCAGTTCACGGCATGCATCTTGGTATGTATTGAATACTCGGCCATTAAATGTTCGCAAAAATTCAAAAGACGTTGGTCCGGGAACATTCACCAATAACAAACGTAAATAGAAGCACTCGCGTTGCTTCGGATGTACCGTGTAAAGCCGCCCCAATGTCTTAGCTTTGAATATGCCTGTAATGGAAGGATGTGGTTTTCCTTGTTTTCGTGGCTCCCATTTTTTACCGGATTTGTTCCATGTGAAATAACGTGGAACATCACTATATATCAATGTCTTTGCGAATTGgccaaaaatatcagattttttacaCAATGTAAAAAATTCAGTTAGTGTCGTTTTTGGAGCCTCAAGCGCTCTTTGGAAAACATTTTCTTCAGTGAAGTATACTCGTTGACCGTTTTCAAGATGTATTGCTAGATGCTGGACAGAAGGGTCTCTTTCGTGTATGGGAAAGCTAAGAATATGCCAAATAGCTTCGTTGCTGCTAATGTATCTACCCATTTGGTATCGTGTTAtttcgtcatttttatttatattttgtacttcaAATATGGCCAAATCACTgcctttatttacatatttacaaatgtatttaattgattttacagaACTGCAAAGCTCGACATTGATATGAGCCTCATAAGTTTTTGAAAGTAATGGTGAGTATGGTACCACCCACTGATTGTCAAATTCTACTTGATTTGTAAAATTCGGCAGTCGCATTGTGAATGTGTGGCCACTATTATCAGTATTTCTGCGGCGATACATTGGATAACCATCAATATCCGTGATAGTGTCATTCGTATACGGCTTTGggaaatttttcttgcattttccatTTTCCATGCATGGTGACGTCATGTTGAAAGCACCGCACGGCCCGTGGATCATGTGTTTGGTAACAATATCGAACAATTTTTGATCAATTGATGGGTCTGGAATTTCGGCTGAAATTATTTGATCAATTTCTTCAGAACGGATTTTATCTTGAAGCCAAATTAAAATGTGGGCATGAGGCAAACCTCGCTTTTGCCACTCAATCGAATACAGCCAACAACGTGTGATaccaaaaactgaatatttaacaataaaatcaattaaagatttcaatttttgtttgaacACACGTGCAGTTATATCATGACGATGAATTGTTTGTTGTCCTGGTAATAGTAAAGTTTGTATCTCTTTCCAATTCGGATTACATGTGAATGTAATGAACAAATCTGGTCGGCCGTAATGACGTACGTAAGTCATTGCATCTTGTATGTATTCCTGCATGTTCCGTGGACTGCCGATGTAGCTTGAAGGTAAAATGAAAGCATTACCGATGTCATTGGGGTTTAAATTTCCATCGATATTTCCAACAACAGCATCTCGTAAGTGAATGTATTCTTCCGATCGTAATTTAGCCTGGTTGTATCGAATGAACCGCAATCGTTCGCTTTCAACCTTAGCATACATATCAACAATGTATTGATGGAATAGCTGACGATATCGAAGGATATAGTTGTTCTAATTTAGTCTAACCATCAATCTGTGTGCGTAGTAGTTCATTGAACTAACTTTTTTATCTCCTTCAgcacctaaaaaaataaaaaataaaatggagtaaaaaattaaaattcgtacatacagtaagaaaataaatagttaattgtCAAATTTACCGGTATTTGGATTACACTGTTTGATGTGAAGGTGATATTCATCCTGTCCTTgccaaaatattaatgcatattgCAGTGCGTCATATGAGCGGTTTAGATCCGAAATCGTACTGACAGTGTTGTCTCGCCGTGTAATTTTTATAGCTCTTTTGTCAACTGGATCACCAACCATAATAACGGCAACCTCATCAACAGTTGGAGCGTTGAATCTGCCAGCATGTTCACCTAATGGTACTTTGTCTGCTTTTATGACGATTTGATAGTCGTCATTTTGCAATCGTGGCGAAACTCTTTTAAACAATCGAATTAGTTGATTCTGATCGTCTAAAAAATTTTCCAGCAATAACACAATCTTTCTTTCCTGTGCTTGGTCAATGAAATTATACTGGCACCGAGTTGTCACGCGCTCTTCACAATTgcccataaaataaatttgaagaaattttggaTCATCATCAGGCATTGGCAACAATGATCCGATTTTATGGTACACCTGGCCTTGTACTTTGAATGTAGTTTCAAAATTACGCCCATTGGATGCGATATCGCAAATTTTAGTTGCCCCAAATGACGTCATTTGGAAGCAAGAATTAAATTTGCGTATCTtacgcaaaaataattttgaatcgtcTGACTCGCCAGCAAGAAGAGATAATAAAGGTTCCGGCGGAGTGGGTAGAGGTGACAGCACAACTTTTCCTGATGCGCAGCACATGCCGGGTGTTTCATTCCGAAATTTCAATGCCTGACAATATTGACATACTTTATCCATTGCACCGATACCAATTTTTGGATGCGCATAGTAGTTAATATCTGGTGCATTTCCGAAAGCAAGACGAACAAATGATGCACGTATTAATGAGCGGCTGGTCTGCTGCCTCTGTCGCTCTTGTACTCGTGCTGCAGCTATGGTTCGTTCTCGTGCCGCTCTTGTTCTCGTAATAGTCTGTCGCAGACGTTCTTCATGCTGTTCTTGAGATTCTTGTGCACGACCCTCTGCTGTCCTGATTCTTTGAGCTGCATTTCTTGTTGTGATTTGTTCTGCCGACTTATGAGCTCTTACAACACGTTTGCGTCGTGCCTCTCTGCTCCGCTCGTTGTTGAGGTTAGATTTTTTCGGTGGCATTcgactgaaaataataatttaaatgttcaaatatttaaaaaaaaacctgaaaaacGTGCTATTATAACACATTGAAATGAGgagtgcaaaataatttttaatagaggttgaataaaaataatgaaaaaaaaaatatttgtgcaatTATTGAAAAAGTGTGAGAAGCTTTGTACTACTTTTTcatagaatcgcttggagctaacagataattgtgactgtcaaataatgaacaaataatttgttccttcttaataccttccttcttagtataaaccctttatgatgtataataaatcctctaacttcagtgatacagattctggcttcctcagctatattccacacatgaagttgccatgagatttattccgtcattgatacatttgtctgttgcaataattcaaaattcatttacaaaatgaaatcaatttcagaaacatttattaaataatgataagcattgtagctgaagtgaatgatagctgacataacttgatacgtacatgcagtttattagtaaagaaatgaaaaactgaaacgatt comes from Argiope bruennichi chromosome 2, qqArgBrue1.1, whole genome shotgun sequence and encodes:
- the LOC129962223 gene encoding uncharacterized protein LOC129962223, giving the protein MPPKKSNLNNERSREARRKRVVRAHKSAEQITTRNAAQRIRTAEGRAQESQEQHEERLRQTITRTRAARERTIAAARVQERQRQQTSRSLIRASFVRLAFGNAPDINYYAHPKIGIGAMDKVCQYCQALKFRNETPGMCCASGKVVLSPLPTPPEPLLSLLAGESDDSKLFLRKIRKFNSCFQMTSFGATKICDIASNGRNFETTFKVQGQVYHKIGSLLPMPDDDPKFLQIYFMGNCEERVTTRCQYNFIDQAQERKIVLLLENFLDDQNQLIRLFKRVSPRLQNDDYQIVIKADKVPLGEHAGRFNAPTVDEVAVIMVGDPVDKRAIKITRRDNTVSTISDLNRSYDALQYALIFWQGQDEYHLHIKQCNPNTGAEGDKKVESERLRFIRYNQAKLRSEEYIHLRDAVVGNIDGNLNPNDIGNAFILPSSYIGSPRNMQEYIQDAMTYVRHYGRPDLFITFTFFGITRCWLYSIEWQKRGLPHAHILIWLQDKIRSEEIDQIISAEIPDPSIDQKLFDIVTKHMIHGPCGAFNMTSPCMENGKCKKNFPKPYTNDTITDIDGYPMYRRRNTDNSGHTFTMRLPNFTNQVEFDNQWVVPYSPLLSKTYEAHINVELCSSVKSIKYICKYVNKGSDLAIFEVQNINKNDEITRYQMGRYISSNEAIWHILSFPIHERDPSVQHLAIHLENGQRVYFTEENVFQRALEAPKTTLTEFFTLCKKSDIFGQFAKTLIYSDVPRYFTWNKSGKKWEPRKQGKPHPSITGIFKAKTLGRLYTVHPKQRECFYLRLLLVNVPGPTSFEFLRTFNGRVFNTYQDACRELHLLEDDNHWDLTLADAALTSTPNNIRQLFAIILTTCYPSQAQTLWEKYKNCMTEDILHRIRQTDQCQNIDYTPQMYNEALVLIEDLCVLISNLPLNHYGMPSPDRPATDLVNTDLQREKQYDHGILATIIGNSEPLLTAEQKIIYDRIMLTVAAEQGGFFFLDAPGGTGKTFLISLILAKIRSQRKSHWQLHRQALRLLC